A region of Toxorhynchites rutilus septentrionalis strain SRP chromosome 1, ASM2978413v1, whole genome shotgun sequence DNA encodes the following proteins:
- the LOC129776537 gene encoding intraflagellar transport protein 81 homolog, giving the protein MTEDLKLIVLEVNKLLETDYNLITFDSLSPDSLLQVLVDVLHAFGAIDKLDVRENDPEETNVQVMDALRRIQYRPPGDVDDPGAFRRGLVRAEKKLIHPIVRWALENRERVKKSSYLARFLIPLDLPPEAMSMPELSNLWGQYLQTMDDFKDAHRAYEQSVHEGAQTRELRSDIGAIEAEIENVKKRIERTQARLDKVPQQELLLEAANSLRIEKERQKELLTQIEEQKQGLHRASMIHDRLQKDLHNAKMSVQGATPQNLMDSIIEETQVLEFMVQQKLPHELLQRRSEVQILQEVIDEPNITRSDLHELQNKIEELNREIQKHVEVRMADYNTHNDTLGPFRQQAAMVARNKEAAAEQLDQMTKEVREIDKQLQDKQRKLQETVGEVILRGEELKQFVNTLRAKSNVYKQQRAELASVKAEVADLGQTLENLKAHDPSLSGSLSQVADDESSLADSITGGSDSGGRPDSPGIASRGITELTRLVDGLQRAVTAARERVTPLSQQLRPLRERIIELKDEMDSKKQSYDALIATLNAESAVMQSKTIDAEKAIKALEQQWQELQLEHERSELLLEKANEEIANLAAIGDPSGDGAAEKTRVSLKESLTQQIFEQETIGKRLAEDRNTFQGNKADRQRQQDMWTDLRKLFEIKIRCFHDDKQRGPGGTLSVSRGGAETFILQ; this is encoded by the exons ATGACCGAGGATCTCAAATTGATAGTGTTGGAAGTGAACAAACTCCTCGAGACAGATTACAATCTGATCACGTTTGATTCGTTGTCACCCGATTCGTTACTGCAGGTGTTGGTAGACGTTCTCCATGCGTTCGGTGCCATCGATAAGCTGGATGTTCGTGAGAATGATCCGGAAGAAACGAACGTGCAGGTAATGGATGCGCTGCGGAGAATTCAGTATCGCCCCCCGGGAGATGTGGACGATCCCGGCGCGTTCCGGCGAGGGCTAGTGCGGGCTGAGAAGAAACTCATCCACCCGATAGTGAGGTGGGCGTTGGAGAATCGAGAGCGGGTTAAGAAGTCGTCCTATTTAGCGAG ATTTCTAATCCCCTTGGACCTGCCTCCGGAGGCTATGTCTATGCCTGAGTTGAGCAACCTCTGGGGACAATATTTGCAGACGATGGATGACTTCAAGGATGCGCATCGAGCATACGAGCAGTCCGTGCACGAGGGTGCTCAAACCAGGGAGCTACGCAGTGACATTGGAGCTATTGAAGCGGAGATCGAGAATGTTAAGAAACGCATCGAAAGAACCCAGGCCCGGCTGGATAAGGTACCGCAGCAAGAACTACTGCTGGAGGCTGCCAACAGTTTGAGGATCGAGAAAGAACGCCAGAAGGAACTGCTCACTCAAATAGAGGAACAAAAGCAGGGCCTACATCGTGCAAGCATGATCCACGATAGGCTGCAGAAGGATCTTCATAACGCTAAAATGTCTGTTCAAGGTGCAACTCCCCAGAATCTGATGGATAGTATCATTGAGGAAACCCAAGTGTTGGAGTTTATGGTCCAACAGAAGCTACCACATGAGCTTCTCCAGCGTCGTTCAGAAGTACAGATTCTACAGGAAGTAATTGATGAACCCAACATCACGCGAAGCGATCTCCATGaattgcaaaataaaatcgaagagCTAAATCGCGAGATTCAGAAACACGTTGAAGTCCGCATGGCAGATTACAACACCCACAATGATACTCTCGGGCCGTTTCGCCAACAGGCGGCGATGGTCGCCCGCAACAAGGAAGCTGCCGCAGAACAACTCGATCAGATGACTAAAGAAGTGCGTGAAATCGATAAACAGCTGCAGGATAAGCAGCGGAAGCTGCAGGAAACTGTGGGTGAAGTGATTCTTCGCGGCGAGGAACTTAAACAGTTCGTTAATACGCTCCGCGCTAAGAGTAACGTCTACAAGCAGCAGCGAGCGGAATTGGCGTCCGTTAAAGCCGAAGTGGCGGACCTCGGCCAGACACTGGAGAATCTGAAAGCTCACGATCCATCCCTCTCGGGATCGCTGTCCCAAGTCGCGGATGATGAGTCCTCTCTGGCGGACAGCATCACTGGTGGGAGCGATTCCGGTGGTCGTCCGGATTCACCCGGGATTGCATCCCGCGGTATAACCGAACTAACTCGGCTGGTCGATGGGCTGCAGCGAGCCGTGACCGCCGCGAGGGAGCGCGTCACACCACTGTCGCAGCAGTTGAGACCACTGAGGGAACGGATTATTGAGCTGAAGGACGAAATGGATTCCAAAAAGCAG TCTTACGATGCACTGATTGCCACCCTGAATGCCGAATCCGCTGTGATGCAGTCCAAAACGATCGACGCCGAAAAGGCAATCAAGGCGCTCGAACAGCAGTGGCAGGAATTGCAGCTCGAGCACGAACGGTCCGAACTGCTGCTGGAGAAGGCTAACGAGGAGATCGCTAATTTGGCTGCCATCGGCGATCCATCCGGTGATGGGGCTGCTGAAAAAACGCGTGTTTCGCTCAAGGAATCGTTGACTCAGCAGATCTTCGAGCAGGAAACCATCGGGAAGCGTCTGGCAGAGGACCGCAATACGTTCCAGGGGAACAAAGCAGATCGGCAGCGCCAGCAGGATATGTGGACAGATTTgcgaaaattgtttgaaattaaGATAAGATGCTTCCACGATGACAAGCAGCGTGGACCGGGAGGAACGCTGTCCGTTAGTCGAGGTGGGGCGGAAACGTTCATCCTGCAGTGA
- the LOC129776545 gene encoding uncharacterized protein LOC129776545 yields the protein MKIKRTAFPKRINKTLKHVAKLNLLTVLNENVAKPIQRFIRDEIADLQRNKIKAEYHFCPNYTLAKEAKTKGKSKKLKTVKRIVFSSKEYSPDKPTLRDQLKEFTMKHNPSNELVSDLLTIMKDSGVKVSPKTDAMCHNRSEFEILSMTTGRYINFGVKRSIISFIRKLSDQTNYACTKTLFMDLAFYVVKSEKVKGVQLPQYMIILGKLSLQLDEPFVIGIYQGIFPTPTIANEILRPLVDELKALQHIELQLDERSFGVRVRNVLCDPIANSLVTCTSLPNSQFGCSKCNQMGQLQFNEGITSFPPTANLASMRTDEDFIYCLQNGHHVGAPILLELNLELKSKFVIDYKYVVCEGVMKRMMNLWLAGKLDYRLNKESIRRISGELRDLAKCCPREFKQKPKGLDELEQWDAYDWRQFLLYYSPIVLKNYLPQKYYIHFLYLHLAIRMLVSSEPFVECSTYVSGQLLNTFVADYSILYGSHLIDYNVHNLLHFEEINMKAGPMCHTNGYLYDRQMDTIMKAIQSSSKISLDEIGALVRDNTNVIVENKLNECRQRYPQVEQSNEGPVLLLNSNTTLTTREPDNYVITEAGVMMIEGIYPEDSELPEIVLVGRQYMDVTVLYQTPVTVQKLLLVSKLSPVFAFKVSEVQVKAIKADTPRGTCVLPLID from the coding sequence ATGAAGATCAAACGCACCGCTTTTCCGAAGAGGATTAACAAAACTCTTAAGCATGTGGCCAAGTTGAACCTGTTGACTGTGTTGAACGAAAATGTGGCTAAACCGATCCAGAGGTTTATCCGCGACGAGATTGCCGATTTACAGCGGAACAAGATCAAGGCGGAGTACCACTTTTGCCCCAACTACACCCTGGCCAAGGAGGCTAAAACCAAAGGAAAGAGTAAGAAACTGAAGACCGTGAAACGTATAGTATTTTCGTCCAAGGAATACAGCCCGGACAAGCCAACGCTGCGAGATCAGCTGAAAGAGTTCACGATGAAGCACAATCCCTCGAATGAGCTGGTGAGTGATTTGCTAACCATTATGAAAGACAGCGGTGTCAAAGTGTCGCCGAAAACGGATGCAATGTGTCACAATCGGTCCGAATTTGAAATCTTATCGATGACCACCGGACGCTACATCAATTTTGGCGTGAAACGATCGATCATCAGCTTTATCCGGAAGTTATCCGACCAAACGAATTATGCATGCACGAAGACGCTTTTCATGGATCTTGCGTTTTATGTGGTGAAGTCTGAGAAAGTCAAAGGTGTCCAGTTGCCACAGTACATGATCATCTTGGGGAAGCTTTCGCTTCAATTGGACGAACCTTTTGTGATTGGAATTTATCAGGGTATCTTCCCGACGCCCACCATTGCCAACGAGATTCTGCGGCCGCTGGTTGACGAGCTGAAGGCCCTTCAACACATCGAACTCCAGCTGGACGAACGATCGTTTGGCGTTAGGgttagaaacgttttgtgtgaCCCAATCGCTAACAGTTTGGTTACGTGCACTTCCCTGCCCAACTCCCAGTTCGGATGCAGCAAATGCAACCAGATGGGTCAGTTGCAGTTCAACGAAGGGATCACAAGTTTCCCCCCAACGGCAAATCTGGCTTCCATGCGGACGGATGAAGATTTTATTTACTGTCTCCAGAATGGTCATCATGTTGGAGCCCCAATCCTTCTGGAATTGAATTTGGAGCTGAAATCCAAGTTTGTTATCGATTATAAGTATGTCGTATGCGAGGGGGTCATGAAGCGGATGATGAATCTCTGGCTGGCGGGCAAATTGGACTATCGATTGAACAAGGAATCTATTCGGCGGATTTCGGGCGAGCTGCGGGACTTGGCAAAGTGTTGTCCCcgggaattcaaacaaaaaccaaAGGGTCTTGACGAACTCGAACAGTGGGACGCATATGACTGGCGGCAGTTTCTGTTGTACTACTCGCCGATCGTCCTGAAGAATTATCTACCTCAAAAGTACTACATCCATTTCCTGTACCTCCATCTGGCGATCCGCATGCTGGTGAGCTCGGAACCGTTTGTCGAGTGCAGCACGTATGTTTCCGGTCAGCTTCTGAACACATTCGTAGCCGATTACTCGATCCTTTACGGATCACACCTCATCGACTATAACGTACACAATCTGCTACACTTCGAGGAGATCAACATGAAGGCCGGGCCAATGTGTCATACAAACGGGTATTTGTACGATCGCCAGATGGACACGATAATGAAGGCAATCCAATCCAGTTCGAAGATCAGCCTGGATGAGATCGGTGCCCTGGTGCGGGACAATACCAATGTGATCGTGGAAAACAAACTCAACGAATGTCGACAGCGCTATCCCCAGGTGGAACAATCGAACGAAGGACCGGTTCTGTTGTTGAACAGCAACACCACACTGACCACCCGTGAACCCGACAACTATGTGATCACCGAGGCCGGTGTGATGATGATCGAAGGAATCTACCCGGAAGATTCGGAACTGCCGGAGATTGTACTCGTGGGGAGGCAGTATATGGACGTGACGGTACTCTATCAGACGCCAGTGACGGTGCAGAAGCTCCTGCTGGTGTCGAAACTGTCCCCAGTGTTTGCGTTCAAGGTCAGCGAGGTGCAAGTGAAAGCGATCAAGGCGGACACCCCGCGGGGGACTTGCGTGCTACCTTTGATTGATTAG
- the LOC129762141 gene encoding PBAN-type neuropeptides-like, with translation MWKLYFFFNVVCLYLAVRSALSAEVMDPNEQKMSNYLSSSGGNRDDEETNKRGAAMWFGPRLGKRTISPELHDEMLDELDPVFYTGEPPQRLAADIAQGSPYVVLLLTGRVPRSPQSTFYHTTTPRLGRRDASPNENHSRPPFAPRLGRTLPFSPRLGRSFTDSYGY, from the exons ATGTGGAAGCTGTATTTCTTTTTCAACGTGGTGTGTTTGTATCTAGCCGTTCGGAGTGCGCTCAGTGCAGAGGTTATGGATCCAAAT GAGCAAAAAATGTCAAATTATCTCTCATCAAGTGGTGGCAACCGTGACGATGAGGAAACAAATAAACGAGGTGCGGCCATGTGGTTCGGACCCCGCCTCGGAAAACG TACAATCAGTCCAGAGCTGCACGACGAAATGCTGGACGAATTGGATCCAGTATTCTACACAGGCGAGCCACCTCAGAGGCTGGCAGCGGACATCGCCCAGGGATCTCCTTATGTCGTGCTTCTGCTCACCGGTCGTGTCCCCAGAAGTCCGCAATCCACATTTTATCACACCACGACACCGCGACTTGGCCGTCGTGATGCGTCACCGAACGAGAACCACTCACGACCACCATTCGCGCCCCGTCTAGGGCGGACTCTCCCGTTCTCCCCGCGGCTGGGACGATCCTTCACGGATAGTTACGGATATTAA
- the LOC129763243 gene encoding uncharacterized protein LOC129763243 yields MNRIYAPILILFLAPTHGVLGHSNFDVMFDKIDQLNGTDLLDLAKLRVRKFNRTISILDGSMELRKDVDDRTELSVRLAYSSKGNNQFNEYPMKIAPQKICQFFNSTWREYYSYFNETTNFPEIGECPVMAKVFTVKNHILDASMFPPYMPKGLWRFSIMGHTVGQEEVIINVDVYFKLEDKGIF; encoded by the exons ATGAATCGAATTTACGCCCCGATCCTCATCCTCTTTCTTGCACCGACTCACGGGGTGCTGGGTCATTCCAACTTTGATGTGATGTTTGACAAGATCGACCAGCTCAACGGCACAGACCTGCTGGACCTCGCAAAGCTGCGAGTACGCAAATTCAATCGAACTATTTCGATACTGGATGGGAGTATGGAGCTACGCAAAGACGTGGATGATAGGACTGAG CTGTCCGTTCGGTTGGCGTACAGTTCCAAGGGTAACAATCAGTTCAACGAGTACCCGATGAAAATCGCCCCGCAGAAGATCTGCCAGTTTTTCAACTCGACCTGGCGTGAGTACTATTCGTACTTCAACGAGACGACTAATTTCCCCGAAATTGGAGAGTGTCCCGTAATGGCGAAGGTGTTTACCGTGAAAAACCATATTCTGGATGCCTCTATGTTCCCGCCTTACATGCCGAAGGGCCTTTGGAGATTTAGTATCATGGGACACACCGTTGGTCAGGAAGAGGTGATCATAAACGTTGACGTTTACTTCAAGCTGGAGGATAAAGGGATTTTCTGA